The following proteins come from a genomic window of Microbacterium sp. JZ31:
- the lpdA gene encoding dihydrolipoyl dehydrogenase yields the protein MTAHEFDLVVLGGGSGGYAAALRASELGKSVALIEKDRLGGTCLHRGCIPTKALLHAAEIADSVRESSSYGVTASFGGIDPAALRAYREGIVAKKFKGLEGLIARRGITVVAGEGRLEAGRTVRVGDDTYRGQHVVLATGSYSRSLPGLEIGGRVLTSEGALALDEVPGSVVILGGGVIGVEFASVWRSFGVEVTIVEALDHLVPNEDIALSKGLERAYRKRGIQARLGVRFASATQDASGVTVALEDGSEIRADYLLVAVGRGPVTADLGFEESGVTLDRGYVTVDEQLRTTAEGVWAVGDIVPGLQLAHRGFQQGTFVAEAIAGLKPVPVPETQIPKVTYSHPEAASVGLTEAQAVAEHGADAVRTYEYNLAGNGKSEIIGTGGLVKVVRVADGPVLGVHLLGDRVGELITEGQLAVAWEAHPEDIAPLIHAHPTQSEALGEAFLALAGKPLHAV from the coding sequence GTGACCGCGCACGAGTTCGACCTCGTCGTACTGGGCGGGGGCAGCGGGGGCTACGCCGCGGCCCTGCGCGCCTCCGAGCTCGGCAAGAGCGTCGCGCTGATCGAGAAGGATCGGCTCGGCGGCACGTGCCTGCACCGCGGGTGCATCCCGACCAAGGCGCTCCTGCACGCGGCGGAGATCGCCGACTCGGTCCGCGAGTCGTCGTCCTACGGCGTCACCGCATCCTTCGGCGGCATCGACCCGGCGGCTCTGCGCGCCTACCGCGAGGGCATCGTGGCCAAGAAGTTCAAGGGCCTCGAGGGCCTCATCGCCCGCCGCGGGATCACCGTCGTCGCGGGCGAGGGACGACTCGAGGCAGGACGCACCGTGCGCGTCGGCGACGACACGTACCGGGGGCAGCACGTCGTGCTCGCGACGGGCTCCTACAGCCGCAGCCTCCCGGGCCTAGAGATCGGCGGCCGTGTCCTCACGAGCGAGGGCGCGCTCGCGCTGGACGAGGTGCCCGGCAGCGTCGTGATCCTCGGCGGCGGCGTGATCGGCGTGGAGTTCGCGAGCGTGTGGCGCTCGTTCGGCGTCGAGGTGACCATCGTCGAAGCGCTGGATCACCTCGTTCCGAACGAGGACATCGCCCTCAGCAAGGGGCTGGAGCGGGCGTACCGCAAGCGCGGCATCCAGGCGCGCCTGGGCGTCCGGTTCGCCTCGGCGACGCAGGACGCCAGCGGCGTCACCGTCGCTCTCGAGGACGGCTCGGAGATCCGCGCCGACTACCTCCTGGTCGCGGTGGGACGCGGTCCCGTGACGGCCGACCTGGGGTTCGAGGAGTCCGGCGTCACGCTCGACCGGGGATACGTCACGGTGGACGAGCAGCTGCGCACGACCGCGGAGGGCGTGTGGGCCGTCGGCGACATCGTGCCCGGCCTGCAGCTCGCGCACCGCGGCTTCCAGCAGGGAACCTTCGTCGCCGAGGCCATCGCGGGGCTGAAGCCCGTGCCCGTGCCGGAGACGCAGATCCCGAAGGTCACGTACTCGCACCCCGAGGCCGCATCCGTCGGGCTCACCGAGGCGCAGGCCGTCGCGGAGCACGGTGCCGACGCCGTGCGCACCTACGAGTACAACCTGGCCGGCAACGGCAAGAGCGAGATCATCGGCACGGGCGGCCTGGTGAAGGTCGTGCGCGTCGCCGACGGCCCCGTGCTCGGCGTGCACCTGCTCGGCGACCGGGTCGGCGAGCTCATCACGGAGGGGCAGCTCGCGGTCGCCTGGGAGGCGCACCCCGAGGACATCGCCCCGCTCATCCACGCGCACCCCACCCAGAGCGAGGCGCTCGGCGAGGCCTTCCTCGCCCTCGCCGGGAAGCCGCTGCACGCCGTCTGA
- the glnA gene encoding type I glutamate--ammonia ligase, which produces MFNDSSEVLAFIKDNDVKFLDIRFTDLPGVQQHFNIPASTVDEEFFTVGQLFDGSSIRGFANIHESDMQLIPDVTTAYLDPFREAKTLVMVFDIYNPRNGEIYSKDPRQVAKKAEKYLASTGIADTAFFAPEAEFYIFDDVRYEVKQNASFYSVDSEEGAWNSGRAEEGGNLANKTPYKGGYFPVSPVDKTADLRDDISLHLIEAGLKLERAHHEVGTGGQQEINYRFDTMVHAADDILKFKYIVKNVAEQWGKVATFMPKPLFGDNGSGMHTHQSLWNDGKPLFYDEKGYGQLSDIARWYIGGILKHAPAVLAFTNPTLNSYHRLVKGFEAPVNLVYSAGNRSAAIRIPITGSNPKAKRIEFRAPDASGNPYLAFAAQLMAGLDGIKNRIEPHEPVDKDLYELPPEEAKEIPQVPNSLQDSLEALDKDRAFLTAGGVFTDELIDTWIDYKLENEIRPMAQRPHPFEFELYFGV; this is translated from the coding sequence ATGTTCAACGATTCATCCGAGGTGCTGGCGTTCATCAAGGACAACGATGTCAAGTTCCTCGACATCCGTTTCACCGACCTCCCCGGTGTCCAGCAGCACTTCAACATCCCGGCGTCGACTGTCGACGAGGAGTTCTTCACGGTGGGGCAGCTGTTCGACGGCTCCTCGATCCGGGGCTTCGCGAACATCCATGAGTCGGACATGCAGCTCATCCCCGACGTGACCACGGCCTACCTCGACCCCTTCCGCGAGGCCAAGACGCTGGTCATGGTCTTCGACATCTACAACCCGCGCAACGGCGAGATCTACTCGAAGGACCCGCGTCAGGTCGCCAAGAAGGCCGAGAAGTACCTCGCCTCCACCGGCATCGCCGACACCGCGTTCTTCGCGCCCGAGGCGGAGTTCTACATCTTCGACGACGTGCGCTACGAGGTGAAGCAGAACGCGAGCTTCTACTCGGTCGACTCCGAGGAGGGCGCGTGGAACTCCGGCCGCGCCGAGGAGGGCGGCAACCTCGCCAACAAGACCCCGTACAAGGGCGGCTACTTCCCGGTCTCGCCCGTCGACAAGACGGCCGACCTGCGCGACGACATCAGCCTCCACCTCATCGAGGCCGGCCTGAAGCTCGAGCGCGCGCACCACGAGGTGGGCACGGGCGGCCAGCAGGAGATCAACTACCGCTTCGACACCATGGTGCACGCGGCGGACGACATCCTGAAGTTCAAGTACATCGTGAAGAACGTCGCCGAGCAGTGGGGCAAGGTCGCGACCTTCATGCCGAAGCCGCTCTTCGGCGACAACGGCTCGGGCATGCACACCCACCAGTCGCTGTGGAACGACGGCAAGCCGCTCTTCTACGACGAGAAGGGCTACGGCCAGCTCTCCGACATCGCGCGCTGGTACATCGGCGGCATCCTGAAGCACGCTCCCGCCGTGCTCGCCTTCACAAACCCCACGCTGAACAGCTACCACCGCCTGGTGAAGGGCTTCGAGGCGCCGGTCAACCTCGTCTACTCGGCGGGCAACCGCTCGGCGGCGATCCGCATCCCGATCACGGGCTCGAACCCGAAGGCCAAGCGCATCGAGTTCCGCGCGCCCGACGCCTCCGGCAACCCGTACCTCGCCTTCGCGGCGCAGCTGATGGCCGGCCTCGACGGCATCAAGAACCGCATCGAGCCGCACGAGCCCGTCGACAAGGACCTCTACGAGCTTCCGCCCGAGGAGGCCAAGGAGATCCCGCAGGTGCCGAACTCGCTGCAGGACTCGCTCGAGGCGCTCGACAAGGACCGCGCGTTCCTCACCGCCGGCGGCGTGTTCACCGACGAGCTGATCGACACGTGGATCGACTACAAGCTCGAGAACGAGATCCGTCCGATGGCCCAGCGCCCGCACCCGTTCGAGTTCGAGCTGTACTTCGGAGTGTAA
- the sucB gene encoding 2-oxoglutarate dehydrogenase, E2 component, dihydrolipoamide succinyltransferase, with translation MSTSVVLPELGESVTEGTVTRWLKKVGDTIAVDEALLEISTDKVDTEIPSPVAGVIEEILVQEDESVEVGAVLAKIGDGSGSGSSDDAPAAEQPAAEQAPAPEEQAEAPAAAPAEAPSTEQDAPAAAPTAETQPDGDATDIVLPELGESVTEGTVTRWLKKVGDEIAVDEALLEISTDKVDTEIPSPVAGVIQEILVQEDETVEVGSVLARVGSGAPAAAPAQEAPAAPAQEAPAAPAQEAPAAPAQEAPAAPVQEAPAAPAQEAPAQQAPAAAPAQEAPKAEPEAPSAEDDKVYVTPLVRRLAAQNGVDLASVTGTGVGGRIRKEDVLKAAEAAAAPAAAGTSAPTQSAPATKLEVSELRGTTQPMSRLRKVLASRAVESMQSTAQLTTVVEVDVTKLSAFRDQVKGEFQSKTGDKLSFLPFFALAAAEALQAYPIVNSTLDGENIVYPPSENLSIAVDTPRGLLTPVVRDAGSKNLAQIAHEIADLAARTRDNKLKPDELAGGTFTLTNTGSRGALFDTPVVFLPQSAILGTGIVYKRPGVVKVDGVEAIGIRSYVYLALSYDHRTIDGADAARFLSAVKSRLEEAAFQGDLGI, from the coding sequence ATGAGTACTTCCGTGGTCCTCCCCGAGCTCGGCGAGAGCGTCACCGAGGGAACGGTCACCCGCTGGCTGAAGAAGGTCGGCGACACGATCGCCGTCGACGAGGCCCTGCTGGAGATCTCGACCGACAAGGTCGACACCGAGATCCCGTCCCCCGTCGCGGGTGTGATCGAGGAGATCCTCGTTCAGGAGGACGAGTCCGTCGAGGTCGGCGCTGTTCTCGCGAAGATCGGCGACGGCTCGGGCAGCGGTTCGTCGGACGACGCCCCCGCCGCCGAGCAGCCGGCCGCCGAGCAGGCACCGGCGCCCGAGGAGCAGGCGGAGGCGCCCGCCGCGGCCCCGGCCGAGGCTCCCTCGACCGAGCAGGACGCGCCCGCGGCCGCTCCGACCGCCGAGACGCAGCCCGACGGCGACGCGACCGACATCGTCCTGCCCGAGCTCGGCGAGAGCGTCACGGAGGGCACCGTCACCCGCTGGCTGAAGAAGGTCGGCGACGAGATCGCCGTCGACGAGGCCCTGCTCGAGATCTCCACCGACAAGGTTGACACCGAGATCCCCTCGCCCGTCGCCGGCGTGATCCAGGAGATCCTCGTCCAGGAGGACGAGACCGTCGAGGTCGGCTCCGTGCTCGCGCGCGTCGGCAGCGGCGCGCCCGCCGCCGCGCCGGCACAGGAGGCCCCGGCTGCTCCGGCTCAGGAGGCCCCGGCTGCTCCGGCTCAGGAGGCCCCGGCCGCTCCGGCTCAGGAAGCCCCGGCCGCCCCCGTGCAGGAGGCCCCGGCCGCCCCGGCGCAGGAGGCTCCGGCGCAGCAGGCCCCGGCCGCCGCTCCGGCCCAGGAGGCCCCGAAGGCAGAGCCCGAGGCCCCGTCGGCCGAGGACGACAAGGTGTACGTGACGCCGCTCGTGCGTCGCCTCGCCGCGCAGAACGGCGTCGATCTGGCGTCGGTCACGGGTACGGGCGTGGGCGGTCGCATCCGCAAGGAGGACGTGCTGAAGGCCGCCGAGGCCGCCGCGGCTCCGGCTGCCGCGGGCACCTCCGCCCCGACGCAGTCGGCTCCCGCCACGAAGCTCGAGGTCTCGGAGCTGCGCGGCACGACGCAGCCGATGTCGCGCCTGCGCAAGGTGCTCGCATCGCGCGCGGTCGAGTCGATGCAGTCGACCGCTCAGCTCACCACCGTGGTCGAGGTCGACGTCACCAAGCTGTCGGCCTTCCGCGACCAGGTGAAGGGCGAGTTCCAGTCGAAGACCGGCGACAAGCTGTCGTTCCTGCCGTTCTTCGCGCTGGCCGCCGCCGAGGCGCTGCAGGCGTACCCGATCGTCAACTCGACGCTCGACGGCGAGAACATCGTGTACCCGCCGAGCGAGAACCTCTCGATCGCCGTCGACACGCCGCGTGGCCTGCTCACGCCGGTCGTGCGCGACGCGGGCTCGAAGAACCTCGCGCAGATCGCGCACGAGATCGCCGATCTGGCGGCCCGCACGCGTGACAACAAGCTGAAGCCCGACGAGCTCGCCGGCGGCACGTTCACGCTGACCAACACCGGTTCGCGCGGCGCGCTGTTCGACACGCCTGTCGTGTTCCTGCCCCAGTCGGCCATCCTCGGCACGGGCATCGTCTACAAGCGCCCCGGTGTCGTGAAGGTCGACGGCGTGGAGGCGATCGGCATCCGGTCGTACGTCTACCTCGCCCTGTCGTACGACCACCGCACGATCGACGGCGCCGACGCGGCGCGCTTCCTGAGCGCCGTGAAGTCGCGCCTCGAGGAGGCCGCGTTCCAGGGCGACCTCGGCATCTGA
- a CDS encoding coenzyme F420-0:L-glutamate ligase, translating to MTAAANEGKALEVEVDGERVQRIPLRTRVVMPDDDLDQIITEYAKDAVQPGDLLFVTEKIVAITQGRSYLLSDIRVRPLARFLSKYVQKTPYGIGLGMPETMEMALRECGTPRILLAAAVAAVTKALGRKGDFYRIAGDKARAIDGPTSGTIPPYNQAVVLGPAKPRAVAHRVQALVGSGVDVAVVDINDIGGNILGSTLDKAGEKRLVRILRDNPLGQGHQSTPLGIVRPI from the coding sequence ATGACCGCCGCAGCCAACGAGGGCAAGGCCCTCGAGGTCGAGGTCGACGGCGAGCGCGTGCAGCGGATCCCGCTGCGCACGCGCGTCGTCATGCCGGATGACGACCTGGATCAGATCATCACCGAGTACGCCAAGGACGCGGTGCAGCCGGGTGACCTGCTGTTCGTGACCGAGAAGATCGTCGCGATCACGCAGGGGCGCTCGTACCTGCTCAGCGACATCCGCGTGCGTCCGCTCGCCCGCTTCCTGTCGAAGTACGTGCAGAAGACGCCTTACGGCATCGGGCTCGGCATGCCCGAGACGATGGAGATGGCGCTGCGCGAGTGCGGGACGCCGCGGATCCTCCTCGCCGCCGCCGTCGCCGCCGTGACGAAGGCCCTCGGGCGCAAGGGCGACTTCTACCGCATCGCGGGCGACAAGGCACGCGCGATCGACGGCCCCACGAGCGGCACCATCCCGCCGTACAACCAGGCGGTCGTGCTCGGACCCGCCAAGCCTCGCGCGGTCGCGCACCGCGTGCAGGCCCTGGTGGGCTCCGGCGTCGACGTCGCCGTCGTCGACATCAACGACATCGGCGGCAACATTCTCGGGTCGACGCTCGACAAGGCGGGGGAGAAGCGCCTCGTGCGCATCCTGCGCGACAACCCGCTGGGGCAGGGACACCAGTCCACGCCACTGGGGATCGTCCGCCCCATCTGA
- a CDS encoding RDD family protein, with protein sequence MSTSADAYPGQRLGLPATGKGSVARLPRRILGIAIDWTASVVISIAFFDYDPLATLAVFAVIHVLFIPTIGGSPGHRIAGMRLQVEGGGWTGVWRPIVRTLLLVLLIPAVVWDPDQRGLHDRAARTILIRA encoded by the coding sequence ATGAGCACCTCCGCCGACGCGTATCCGGGACAGCGACTGGGCCTGCCGGCGACCGGGAAGGGGAGCGTCGCACGCCTCCCGCGCCGGATCCTCGGCATCGCGATCGACTGGACCGCCTCCGTCGTGATCTCGATCGCCTTCTTCGACTACGACCCGCTCGCGACGCTCGCGGTGTTCGCCGTCATCCACGTCCTGTTCATCCCGACCATCGGCGGCAGCCCGGGTCACCGCATCGCCGGCATGCGCCTGCAGGTCGAGGGCGGGGGATGGACTGGCGTGTGGCGCCCGATCGTGCGCACCCTGCTGCTCGTCCTGCTGATCCCCGCCGTGGTGTGGGATCCGGACCAGCGCGGACTCCACGACCGCGCCGCGCGCACGATCCTGATCCGCGCTTGA
- a CDS encoding DUF4191 family protein, whose protein sequence is MAARTPEAEKRPGFFKQIRSLFTFTREVYPWLGWLLLGILVAGIAIGILLGFLLQPSVWGVILWGLAGLMLGLLAAMMTLTRVSTKAMYRKIDGMPGATGHVLSTMLGRSWRSSEMPVGVNPKTQEAVYRAVGRGGVVIVGEGARGRLTRLMRDERMKVSRVAAGVPVHELYVGHGDDEVPISQLAKTIKSYPKAIDRATMGAVVQRIESVSQSLASLPIPKGIDPTKARAPRPR, encoded by the coding sequence ATGGCAGCACGCACCCCCGAGGCAGAGAAGCGCCCGGGATTCTTCAAGCAGATCAGGTCCCTGTTCACCTTCACGCGTGAGGTGTACCCCTGGCTCGGCTGGCTGCTGCTCGGGATCCTGGTCGCCGGCATCGCCATCGGCATCCTGCTCGGCTTCCTCCTCCAGCCGTCCGTGTGGGGCGTGATCCTGTGGGGCCTCGCCGGCCTCATGCTCGGCCTGCTCGCCGCCATGATGACCCTCACGCGTGTCTCGACGAAGGCGATGTACCGCAAGATCGACGGAATGCCCGGCGCCACGGGGCACGTGCTGTCGACGATGCTCGGCCGCAGCTGGCGTTCGAGCGAGATGCCCGTCGGCGTCAACCCGAAGACCCAGGAGGCCGTCTACCGCGCCGTCGGACGCGGCGGCGTCGTGATCGTCGGCGAGGGCGCCCGCGGACGCCTCACGCGCCTGATGCGCGACGAGCGGATGAAGGTCAGCCGCGTCGCCGCGGGCGTGCCCGTGCACGAGCTGTACGTCGGCCACGGCGATGACGAGGTGCCGATCTCGCAGCTCGCGAAGACGATCAAGAGCTACCCCAAGGCCATCGACCGCGCCACCATGGGCGCCGTCGTCCAGCGGATCGAGTCGGTCTCGCAGTCGCTCGCGTCGCTGCCGATCCCGAAGGGCATCGATCCGACGAAGGCGCGCGCTCCGCGTCCTCGCTGA
- a CDS encoding proteasome assembly chaperone family protein — MPSTGDIYDRVANGPVVPDRLPLVILMTGFTDAGGAVSNLIDFARNELNPRPVAVFSNDTLLDYRARRPIVTFEQDHLSDYRPPRLELSLARDALGQPFLLLSGYEPDFAWDAFVEAAIDFADEFAAKSVTWVHAIAMPVPHTRTLGVTVSGNRADLIEAHSIWHPRTQVPATVGHLLEYRFIEAGFDTAGFVLLVPHYLAETDYPAATIAALDKLMAATGLVFTLDELYGENREYLGKVEDQIAGNEELGRMVQGLEERYDAYAAGLAGGGEPTVGGLRERELPSADELAAELERFLASRPTGDDDKRG; from the coding sequence ATGCCCTCGACTGGTGACATCTATGATCGGGTCGCGAACGGCCCGGTCGTGCCCGACCGCCTTCCGCTGGTCATCCTGATGACCGGCTTCACGGACGCCGGCGGGGCCGTGTCGAACCTCATCGACTTCGCGCGCAACGAGCTGAACCCGCGACCGGTCGCGGTGTTCTCGAACGACACGCTGCTGGACTATCGCGCGCGCCGCCCCATCGTCACGTTCGAGCAGGACCACCTCAGCGACTACCGACCGCCGCGCCTGGAGCTGTCGCTCGCGCGCGACGCGCTCGGCCAGCCGTTCCTGCTGCTGTCGGGCTACGAGCCCGACTTCGCGTGGGATGCGTTCGTCGAGGCGGCGATCGACTTCGCGGACGAGTTCGCGGCCAAATCCGTCACGTGGGTGCACGCGATCGCGATGCCGGTGCCGCACACGCGCACCCTGGGCGTGACGGTCAGCGGCAACCGGGCCGACCTGATCGAGGCGCACTCGATCTGGCATCCGCGCACTCAGGTGCCGGCGACCGTCGGCCACCTGCTCGAGTACCGCTTCATCGAGGCCGGCTTCGACACCGCGGGCTTCGTGCTGCTCGTGCCGCACTACCTCGCCGAGACCGACTACCCGGCCGCGACCATCGCCGCGCTGGACAAGCTGATGGCGGCCACCGGGCTCGTCTTCACGCTGGACGAGCTGTACGGCGAGAACCGCGAGTACCTCGGGAAGGTCGAGGATCAGATCGCGGGCAACGAGGAGCTGGGCCGGATGGTGCAGGGCCTCGAGGAGCGGTACGACGCGTACGCCGCGGGACTCGCAGGCGGCGGCGAGCCGACCGTCGGCGGTCTGCGGGAGCGGGAGCTGCCGAGTGCCGACGAGCTCGCGGCCGAGCTCGAGCGCTTCCTCGCCTCGCGCCCCACGGGCGACGACGACAAGCGGGGCTGA
- a CDS encoding RNA polymerase sigma factor, which produces MTTATKTPRTTAKKKDAAEADETVEVTTAKKTTTAKTTARKTAAKKATEVEGTGAGADKPARKAPAKKTAAKAAPKKSAADSDEPDDEVVDEDVELEAAETETEAEAGKDDAAETAEEDEAPKSVVTEPLPTGAIVITSSDEDEVPVYSTQITGATADPVKDYLKQIGKVPLLNAAEEVDLAMRIEAGLFAEEKLSKMSAAEKSSQLGLDLQWVARDGQRAKSHLLGANLRLVVSLAKRYTGRGMQFLDLIQEGNLGLIRAVEKFDYTKGFKFSTYATWWIRQAITRAMADQARTIRIPVHMVEVINKLARVQRQMLQDLGREPTPEELSKELDMTPEKVIEVQKYGREPISLHTPLGEDGDSEFGDLIEDTEAVVPADAVGFTMLQRQLESLLDSLSEREAGVIRMRFGLGDGQPKTLDQIGDTFGVTRERIRQIESKTMAKLRHPSRSQSLRDYLE; this is translated from the coding sequence GTGACCACTGCCACGAAGACTCCGCGGACCACCGCGAAGAAGAAGGACGCTGCCGAGGCGGATGAGACCGTCGAGGTCACCACCGCGAAGAAGACGACCACGGCGAAGACCACGGCGCGCAAGACCGCCGCCAAGAAGGCCACCGAGGTCGAGGGGACCGGCGCGGGGGCCGACAAGCCCGCCCGCAAGGCTCCCGCCAAGAAGACCGCGGCCAAGGCCGCGCCCAAGAAGAGCGCCGCGGACTCGGACGAGCCCGACGACGAGGTCGTCGACGAGGACGTCGAGCTCGAGGCTGCCGAGACCGAGACCGAGGCCGAGGCCGGCAAGGACGACGCCGCCGAGACCGCGGAGGAGGACGAGGCGCCCAAGAGCGTCGTGACCGAGCCGCTGCCCACGGGGGCGATCGTCATCACGTCGAGCGACGAGGACGAGGTCCCCGTCTACTCCACTCAGATCACGGGCGCCACGGCCGACCCGGTGAAGGACTACCTCAAGCAGATCGGCAAGGTCCCGCTGCTGAACGCGGCGGAGGAGGTCGACCTCGCGATGCGCATCGAGGCCGGCCTGTTCGCCGAGGAGAAGCTGTCGAAGATGTCGGCGGCGGAGAAGTCCAGCCAGCTCGGACTCGACCTCCAGTGGGTCGCCCGCGACGGCCAGCGCGCGAAGTCGCACCTGCTCGGTGCGAACCTGCGCCTCGTCGTCTCGCTCGCGAAGCGCTACACCGGCCGCGGCATGCAGTTCCTGGACCTGATCCAGGAGGGCAACCTCGGTCTGATCCGTGCGGTCGAGAAGTTCGACTACACGAAGGGCTTCAAGTTCTCGACGTACGCGACCTGGTGGATCCGTCAGGCGATCACGCGCGCCATGGCCGACCAGGCGCGCACGATCCGCATCCCGGTGCACATGGTCGAGGTCATCAACAAGCTCGCCCGCGTGCAGCGTCAGATGCTGCAGGATCTGGGGCGCGAGCCCACACCCGAGGAGCTCTCCAAGGAGCTCGACATGACCCCCGAGAAGGTCATCGAGGTGCAGAAGTACGGCCGTGAGCCGATCTCGCTGCACACTCCTCTGGGTGAGGACGGCGACAGCGAGTTCGGCGACCTGATCGAGGACACCGAGGCGGTCGTGCCGGCCGACGCGGTGGGCTTCACGATGCTGCAGCGTCAGCTCGAGAGCCTGCTCGACTCGCTCTCCGAGCGTGAGGCGGGCGTGATCCGCATGCGCTTCGGCCTGGGAGACGGACAGCCCAAGACGCTCGACCAGATCGGCGACACGTTCGGCGTCACGCGCGAGCGGATCCGTCAGATCGAGTCGAAGACGATGGCGAAGCTGCGTCACCCGAGCCGTTCGCAGTCGCTGCGCGACTACCTCGAGTGA
- a CDS encoding leucyl aminopeptidase: MPIPVLALTDDRFPTEGAEAAILAIPSFGEDDELDIPGLRPALDAVGFTGAKNAFTRVYAPEVTQLPLAVVGLGPDADTAAVREAVGTAARQLVGFDTVAVHVAADIDDAWRAAAEGAALGAYTFGSYKTRDLEKARKKRRASRVLVHVPGPVDDAELAVVRAGAEAVALVKDLVSTSADRQSPEQLADAAVTATDGLGIDVTVYDEAALEEGGFGGILGVGKGSDRPPRLVRLEWAPEGAERHVALVGKGITFDTGGLSLKPAASMLGMNEDMTGAAEVLAVVRAAAQLNLPVRVTAWMCIADNMPSGRATRPGDVLTMLDGTTVEVTNTDAEGRLVLADGLVAASRENPDVIVDVATLTGAILVALGTRHTGVMGHGDAVDAFLRAADRTGELAWALPLPEYIAEQLDSRIADMRNADMGNRNGGSLFAGLFLQRFVGRTGEGDDAPRIPWVHLDIAGSAMSASSAFGFTDKGPTGATVRALIDFVAAGGEVQ; the protein is encoded by the coding sequence ATGCCGATTCCCGTTCTCGCGCTGACCGACGATCGATTCCCCACCGAAGGCGCGGAGGCGGCCATCCTGGCCATCCCCTCGTTCGGCGAGGACGACGAGCTCGACATCCCGGGCCTGCGCCCCGCGCTCGACGCCGTCGGCTTCACGGGCGCGAAGAACGCCTTCACCCGCGTCTACGCCCCGGAGGTCACCCAGCTGCCGCTCGCGGTCGTGGGCCTCGGACCGGACGCCGACACGGCGGCCGTGCGCGAGGCGGTGGGCACCGCGGCGCGTCAGCTCGTCGGCTTCGACACCGTCGCGGTCCACGTCGCCGCCGACATCGACGACGCGTGGCGGGCGGCGGCCGAGGGCGCCGCGCTGGGTGCGTACACGTTCGGCTCCTACAAGACGCGGGATCTCGAGAAGGCGCGGAAGAAGCGACGGGCGTCGCGTGTGCTCGTGCACGTCCCCGGTCCCGTGGACGACGCCGAGCTCGCGGTCGTGCGGGCGGGCGCGGAGGCGGTCGCCCTCGTGAAGGACCTCGTCTCGACGAGCGCCGACCGGCAGAGCCCCGAGCAGCTCGCCGACGCGGCCGTGACAGCGACCGACGGCCTGGGAATCGACGTCACGGTGTACGACGAGGCCGCGCTCGAGGAGGGCGGCTTCGGCGGCATCCTCGGCGTCGGTAAGGGCTCGGACCGTCCGCCCCGCCTCGTGCGGCTCGAATGGGCCCCCGAGGGCGCCGAGCGCCACGTCGCGCTCGTGGGCAAGGGCATCACGTTCGACACGGGCGGGCTGTCGCTCAAGCCCGCGGCGTCCATGCTCGGCATGAACGAGGACATGACGGGCGCCGCCGAGGTGCTCGCGGTCGTCCGCGCCGCGGCGCAGCTGAACCTCCCCGTCCGCGTCACGGCGTGGATGTGCATCGCCGACAACATGCCGTCGGGCCGCGCGACGCGCCCCGGCGACGTGCTGACGATGCTCGACGGCACGACCGTCGAGGTCACCAACACCGACGCCGAGGGCCGGCTCGTGCTCGCCGACGGCCTCGTCGCGGCGAGCCGCGAGAACCCCGACGTGATCGTCGACGTCGCGACCCTGACGGGGGCGATCCTCGTCGCCCTCGGCACGCGCCACACGGGCGTGATGGGCCACGGCGACGCGGTCGACGCGTTCCTGCGCGCCGCGGACCGCACGGGCGAGCTCGCCTGGGCGCTGCCGCTTCCCGAGTACATCGCGGAGCAGCTCGACTCGCGCATCGCCGACATGCGCAACGCCGACATGGGCAACCGCAACGGCGGCTCGCTGTTCGCCGGCCTGTTCCTGCAGCGCTTCGTCGGACGCACGGGTGAGGGCGACGACGCCCCGCGCATCCCGTGGGTACACCTCGACATCGCGGGCTCCGCAATGAGCGCGAGCAGCGCCTTCGGCTTCACGGACAAGGGCCCGACGGGTGCCACGGTGCGTGCGCTGATCGACTTCGTCGCAGCGGGCGGTGAGGTGCAGTGA